The DNA sequence TGCGAGCGAAGAAGTGTCCCCAGGCTTCGGGACGCTGGCGCAGCGGCCAATAGAGGTCGAAGCCCGGCTCTCCACTGGGGCCCTCGCGGCGCACGTCCCCGGCCACGCCGACCACCTCTTGCCAAGGCACCTCCTCCGGACTATCGCCCATCACCCGAATCCGCTTGCCCAGTGCCGAATCCCCCGGCCAAAGGCGCTCCGCCAGGCGTTGACTCACGATCGCCACCGAGGGCGCGTCGGCGTGGTCGCGCCGGTCGAAGGCTCGGCCGGTGACCAGTCGCACCCCCGCGACCTCGAAGTATTGATCACTGATCACTTGGTTGAAGGCATAGGGGTTGCTCTGAACCTCGACATCGTCTTGTCCCTCGGCCCGCACCAAGGAGCGGTCGACCCGTTCGATCCCGGTCAACGGAGGATTCGAGTTGAAGGCCGAACCCTGGACGCCGGGCAAGCCGAGCAATCCCTCGAGCACCTCGCGCTGAAACCTCTCGGCATCCTCGTCCGCGTAGGTCCAGGGAAGGGCGACTTTGAAGCTCGCCACGCCTTCCGTGCGGACACCGGAATCGACCGCCATCAGAGCGCGGAAGGTTCTCACCACCAGCCCCGCGGCGACCAGGAGCACGAGACAGAGAGCGACTTCCGAGACCACCAGAGCGCGGCGCGCCAACGTTTGACGACGGCCGGCGCTGCCGCCGCGACCGCCCTCCTTGAGAGCGTCGTGGAGGCGAGCCGAGGACACCCTCAGGGCCGGTACCAGCGACGCACCGAGACCCGCCACGAGGCTCAGCACGGCCGCCGCGATCAGCGCTCGCCCGTCGAGGGAGAGGTTCATCCACAAAGGCAAACGGTCGGCCAGAGCCAACCGCAGCAGGTTCAAGGCGGGCACGGCGGCGGCGAGCCCGACGACTCCGCCCACCGCCGCCAGCACCAGCCCCTCGCCGAGCACTTGAGCGGCCAGGCGCCGGCGGCCGGCACCCAAGGCCGCGCGCACCGCCATCTCACGATCGCGCGAGAGGGCCACGCCGAGGAGCAGGTTGGCGACGTTCACGCAGGCGATCAAGAGCACCGCCACAGTGGCGCCGAAGAGCAGAAACAGATAGGGCCGCACCGGACCCAGGAAGCGCTCCCGCAGCGGGCTGAGCTGCAACCCGACGCCGCGGTTGGTGTCGGGGTACTCCTGGGTCAGCCTTTGCCCCAAAGCGACGATCCCCTGGCGCGCCTCTTCGACCCCGACTCCGGAGGCCAAGCGGGCGACCGCCACCACCTGACGGGCATTGCGGTCTTCGATGTTCGGGAAGAAGCGACTGATGAAGATCGACCGGTAGATGGCGGTGTCTTCCGGAAACTCGAAGCCTTCGGGCAGGACCCCGTAGATCGTGTATGACGGCGTGTAGGTCGGCGAGGCGTCGAGGGCGACGGTGGTGCCGACGACATCCGGGCGACCCCCGAACTTGCGCTTCCAGACGCGATGGCCGAGGAGGATTCCGAAGTTGCGCTCACGGTCGAAGCTCTCCGGCCAGGGTTCGCCGTAGAGGAGATCGATCCCCAGCACCGAAATCAGATCGTGGGTCATCAGGATCGCCGGTAGCTTCTCTGCCTCGCCTTGCCCCGAGAGCGTGTAGGAGCTGTCCGGCAGGAAGGCCGCCACCTGTTGGAAAAGATCCCGCCGCTCCTCGAGGTCGGCGACCTCGCGCATCGCCAGCGGCCCCGCCTCGCCACCGCGGACCGCCTCCACCACCACCAGTCGATCGGGTTCGGCAAAGGGTAGAGGACGAAGGAGGATCGCGTCGATGGCGCTGAACACCGCTGCGTTGGCGCCGATGCCGAGAGCGAGGGTGAACACGATCAGAAGCGCCGCCCCAGGGCGCCGCCGGTATGGCCTTACCAAGGCTCCGAGCCAGGTGAAGAATCGTACGATCATCGGTCGACCTCGACTCCTTCGAATTGATAAACTTGCATATCAGTCATGGAACGATTGTCGATCCCCAATTCCGCCGCGGCAGAGGTTCTGCGCGCCCGCGAGACCACCCGGTGAGCACCCTGCCCGCTGCCGGATTCGAACAGGTCGACGCCGCGGCGCGACCGCACGGTCTCGCCGCCTATCTCGAGCTGGTCAATGAGCTGCCCGCCGTGCGCGCCTACCGCGAGCGGATGCAGCAGCAGCTCGATTTGCCCACCGGCGCTCGTGTGCTCGACGTCGGCTGCGGTACAGGCGCAGAAAGTGCCCGCCTCGCGACCCACGGATTGCGGACGATCGGAATGGACCTCAGCATCGGCCTGCTCGCGGCCGCGCGGAGCCGTGGCGGCGCGAAGCCCGACGGTCCCGCTCTGTCGGCAGGAGATGCCTTGGAGCTGCCGTTCTCTGACGCGTCCTTCGACGGCTGCCGAACGGAACGAGTGCTGCAGCACGTCGCCGACCCGGCCCGAGCCGTCGCCGAGCTGGTCCGCGTCTGCCGCCGCGGCGGCCGGGTGGCGATCAGCGAACCGGACTGGGGCACGCTGGCCATCGACCTCGACGACCAGGGGCTGACGAGGAAAGTGCTGGCGGCGGCCTGCGACCTGGTGCCTCAAGGCTGGATCGGTCGCCGATTGCCGGCGCTCATGCGCTCGGCCGGACTGGCGGAGGTGACCACCGAGGCTCATACCCTGGTGGTCGAGGGCTACGCCAGCGCCGATGCCCTGTTCGGCATCGCCAGCGCGCCGCTGCGAGCCCTCGAGGCGGACCACCTGACGCCGGAGGAGGTGGCGCGCTGGCTGACCGCTCTCGAGCGCCGGGAACAGCGCGGCCCCTTGGTCGCGTCGCTGACCGGCTTCACGGTCACCGGGCGGGTTCTCTAGCCCGACCTTCTCACCCGCCTTCGGCAGCGCCGGCCTGTGCGACCGCCTGGCCTTCATCGCTCGCGATCTCCTTCCGCAGCCAACGCCGCGAGCACGACCACCAGCTCGGAAAGGGTCGAGCCCTCGCGCTCCTCGCCAACGCCGTGGAGCTTCCAGCGGCGGACCTCGTCGTCGCCCTCGACCTCGACCCGCCGGTCGGCCTCGGCACCATCCAACCTCGCCTGATAGCCGAGGCGCTCGACGGCCCGCGCCGTCCAGGTGGCCAGGACACCCTCGCCGGCGACGGCGATCGAGTCGCGTTGCTCGGCGTCGAGGCGAAAGTTGCCGCTGGCGCGATCGAAGGTCAAGCCCTCGCTGGCGAAGGTGGACGCGAAGGCACCCTGCAGCACCAGCTCCTCCGGCACGCCGGAGGCGAAGGCGCCGCCCTTGGCGAGCAGCCAAACCCGATCGGCAGTGCGCAGAGAGAGCTCCAGGTCATGGCTGGAGACCAGAACTGCGGTGCCTTCTCGGCGCGCCAGCTCGCGCAGCAAGCGCATGGCTTCGACCCGCCGTGGCAGATCGAGGAAGGCGGTGATCTCGTCGAGCACGAGCACTGCCGGCTCCTGCGCCAAGGCACGGGCGATCATCACCTTCTGGCGCTCACCGTCGGAGAGCTCGGCAACACTGCGCTCCGCGAGCTCTTCGGCACCCGCCGAACGCAGGGCGCGATCGACCGCCGCGTGATCGCGCGCCGAGAGGCGGCCGTGCCAGGGCGTGAAGGGATAGCGCCCGAGCTCGACCACCGCCCGCGCCGTGAGCACTCCGACGGCCACCCGGTCGGTGAGGACGACGGCGAGCCGGCGAGCCCGGACGGAAGGAGGGAGATCGGCGAGGGCTTTGCCCTCCAGCTCCACCCTTCCGGCGAGAGGAGCCTGCATGCCGGTCAGCGAGCGCATCAGGGTC is a window from the Acidobacteriota bacterium genome containing:
- a CDS encoding ABC transporter ATP-binding protein encodes the protein MSGSDVTLVARELAVGYRSRGRESAVIAGPLDLELRRGELVCLLGPNGAGKSTLMRSLTGMQAPLAGRVELEGKALADLPPSVRARRLAVVLTDRVAVGVLTARAVVELGRYPFTPWHGRLSARDHAAVDRALRSAGAEELAERSVAELSDGERQKVMIARALAQEPAVLVLDEITAFLDLPRRVEAMRLLRELARREGTAVLVSSHDLELSLRTADRVWLLAKGGAFASGVPEELVLQGAFASTFASEGLTFDRASGNFRLDAEQRDSIAVAGEGVLATWTARAVERLGYQARLDGAEADRRVEVEGDDEVRRWKLHGVGEEREGSTLSELVVVLAALAAEGDRER
- a CDS encoding ABC transporter permease, which encodes MIVRFFTWLGALVRPYRRRPGAALLIVFTLALGIGANAAVFSAIDAILLRPLPFAEPDRLVVVEAVRGGEAGPLAMREVADLEERRDLFQQVAAFLPDSSYTLSGQGEAEKLPAILMTHDLISVLGIDLLYGEPWPESFDRERNFGILLGHRVWKRKFGGRPDVVGTTVALDASPTYTPSYTIYGVLPEGFEFPEDTAIYRSIFISRFFPNIEDRNARQVVAVARLASGVGVEEARQGIVALGQRLTQEYPDTNRGVGLQLSPLRERFLGPVRPYLFLLFGATVAVLLIACVNVANLLLGVALSRDREMAVRAALGAGRRRLAAQVLGEGLVLAAVGGVVGLAAAVPALNLLRLALADRLPLWMNLSLDGRALIAAAVLSLVAGLGASLVPALRVSSARLHDALKEGGRGGSAGRRQTLARRALVVSEVALCLVLLVAAGLVVRTFRALMAVDSGVRTEGVASFKVALPWTYADEDAERFQREVLEGLLGLPGVQGSAFNSNPPLTGIERVDRSLVRAEGQDDVEVQSNPYAFNQVISDQYFEVAGVRLVTGRAFDRRDHADAPSVAIVSQRLAERLWPGDSALGKRIRVMGDSPEEVPWQEVVGVAGDVRREGPSGEPGFDLYWPLRQRPEAWGHFFARTTASAEALYGPVREVVAGVDSGQPVLDFRTLEQRVLDSVWRERLTGTIFGIFSALALVLAATGVFGVMSYLVRQRRRETGVRMALGARRRDVLTAVLREALILVAVGVAAGALAALVAVQGLRGVLFGVAPWDPGAFAAGAVTLAIVGLLAALGPALRAIGADPAEVLQAE
- a CDS encoding methyltransferase domain-containing protein, which encodes MSTLPAAGFEQVDAAARPHGLAAYLELVNELPAVRAYRERMQQQLDLPTGARVLDVGCGTGAESARLATHGLRTIGMDLSIGLLAAARSRGGAKPDGPALSAGDALELPFSDASFDGCRTERVLQHVADPARAVAELVRVCRRGGRVAISEPDWGTLAIDLDDQGLTRKVLAAACDLVPQGWIGRRLPALMRSAGLAEVTTEAHTLVVEGYASADALFGIASAPLRALEADHLTPEEVARWLTALERREQRGPLVASLTGFTVTGRVL